A genomic stretch from Carassius auratus strain Wakin chromosome 37, ASM336829v1, whole genome shotgun sequence includes:
- the slc4a1b gene encoding solute carrier family 4 member 1b (Diego blood group) produces MNESVKNPNQQSYWQEMGRWVGYEETYDVEAGRWGQSHISYLTFKSLVQIRRTMNTGVMMLDREEKTLTGIIEKIVDALVSKKEIQPGERDKVLQALMHKQSQSVETQPLTSGLEMEKFSVTEKRDATDTSEASMVLVGALEFLERPTIVFVRLRDAVVLESALETHVPVRFIFIMIGPTTADVDYHECGRTMAALLADKVFNQAAFQAQNDRELIDAVGDFMDCCIVIPPTEIQDESMLTSLIPFQKKLLQEKLRPSDPKLRLDVKPRKPSKSSGPPSEDPLERTGVLFGGMIRDMKRRYQHYVSDITDALNAQVVAAIIFIYFAALSPAITFGGLLADKVDNMMGVSELMISTSVLGVIFCLIAAQPVLVIGFSGPLLVFEEAFFNFCKSQDIEYIVGRVWVGAWLVVIVVVIVAFEGSFLVRFISRFTQEIFSILISLIFIYETFAKLGRVFKEHPLILNYEQLNSTVEDPWYSVVNEQRFLDNATGNVSVVRSVQHRPYPNTALLSMCLMFGCFSIAYYLRMFKNGKFLPGKIRRLLGDFGVPIAIFLMVAVDINIEDTYTQKLVVPKGLQVSNPKMRGWLINPLGEHKSFPIWLMFASIVPAMLVFILIFLESQITTLIVSKPERKMVKGSGFHMDLLILVSMGGLSAIFGIPWLSAATVRSVSHANALTVMSKGPKPEIEKVLEQRVSGVVVALLVGLSILMEPILKMIPITALFGIFLYMGITSLSGIQLWDRILLLLIPKKYHPNEPYATKVSTSRMHVFTAIQIVCLAILWMVKSSPVSLALPFVLILTIPLRMFMTGQLFTEQEIKYLDGDDAKATFEEEPGVDVYSETQMPL; encoded by the exons ATGAACGAGTCTGTGAAAAACCCAAACCAGCAGAGCTATTGGCAGGAGATGGGCAGATGGGTGGGCTATGAAGAGACCTATGATGTTGAGGCGGGCCGCTGGGGCCAGTCCCACATCTCCTACCTCACCTTCAAGAGCCTGGTGCAGATACGCAGGACAATGAACACAG GTGTGATGATGCTGGACAGAGAGGAGAAGACGCTCACCGGTATTATTGAGAAGATTGTGGATGCCCTGGTTAGCAAAAAGGAGATTCAGCCTGGGGAAAGAGATAAAGTTCTTCAAGCATTAATGCACAAACAGAG cCAGTCTGTGGAGACCCAGCCTCTGACTTCAGGTTTGGAAATGGAGAAATTCTCTGTCACTGAGAAA AGGGACGCAACTGACACATCAGAGGCCTCGATGGTGCTTGTAG GTGCTCTGGAGTTCCTGGAGAGGCCTACAATAGTATTTGTGCGTCTGCGGGATGCTGTGGTGCTGGAGTCGGCCCTGGAAACTCACGTGCCTGTGCGGTTCATCTTCATTATGATTGGCCCAACCACAGCTGATGTGGACTATCACGAGTGTGGCCGAACAATGGCAGCACTACTAGCTGACAAA GTGTTTAACCAGGCAGCTTTTCAGGCTCAGAATGACAGAGAGTTGATCGATGCTGTGGGAGACTTCATGGACTGCTGCATTGTGATTCCACCCACTGAGATTCAGGATGAGTCCATGCTAACATCACTCATCCCCTTCCAGAAGAAACTACTGCAAGAGAAACTCCGCCCATCTGACCCCAAACTCCGCCTGGATGTCAAACCTCGCAAGC CTTCAAAGTCCTCAGGACCCCCTTCAGAAGATCCACTAGAACGTACTGGTGTTCTGTTCGGTGGCATGATTAGAGACATGAAGAGACGGTATCAACACTACGTCAGTGACATCACTGATGCTCTGAACGCTCAGGTTGTCGCTGCAATCATCTTTATCTACTTTGCTGCTCTCTCCCCAGCCATCACCTTCGGAGGTCTCCTTG CTGATAAGGTAGATAACATGATGGGTGTTTCAGAGCTGATGATCTCCACTTCAGTGCTGGGCGTTATCTTCTGTCTGATTGCTGCCCAACCTGTACTAGTTATCGGCTTTTCTGGGCCACTGCTGGTGTTTGAAGAGGCCTTTTTTAAT TTCTGTAAGTCTCAGGACATTGAGTACATCGTAGGCCGGGTATGGGTTGGCGCTTGGCTGGTGGTCATCGTTGTGGTCATTGTTGCCTTTGAAGGAAGCTTCCTGGTCCGCTTCATTTCCCGCTTCACTCAAGAAATCTTCTCCATCCTCATCTCCCTCATCTTCATCTATGAGACCTTTGCCAAACTTGGCAGG GTTTTCAAAGAACACCCTCTTATCCTGAATTACGAGCAATTAAACAGTACGGTTGAGGACCCTTGGTACTCAGTAGTCAATGAGCAGAGATTCCTGGACAATGCTACAGGCAATGTGTCTGTGGTGAGGTCCGTTCAACACCGGCCTTATCCCAACACAGCGCTCCTGTCCATGTGTCTCATGTTTGGCTGCTTTTCTATTGCATACTACCTACGCATGTTCAAGAATGGCAAATTCCTACCAGGCAAG ATTCGACGTTTGCTTGGTGACTTTGGAGTTCCCATTGCAATTTTCCTCATGGTTGCTGTCGATATCAATATTGAAGATACATACACTCAG AAACTGGTTGTGCCTAAGGGTCTACAGGTGTCCAACCCTAAAATGCGGGGATGGTTAATAAACCCTTTGGGTGAACACAAGTCCTTCCCAATATGGCTGATGTTCGCATCTATTGTCCCAGCTATGTTGGtcttcatcctcatcttcctAGAGTCTCAGATTACCAC GCTAATTGTGAGTAAACCAGAGAGAAAAATGGTCAAGGGCTCTGGCTTCCACATGGATCTTCTCATCCTGGTGAGCATGGGAGGTCTGAGTGCCATTTTTGGTATCCCTTGGTTAAGTGCCGCAACTGTACGATCTGTATCTCATGCCAATGCCCTGACTGTCATGAGCAAAGGCCCAAAACCAGAGATTGAAAAGGTTCTGGAACAGAGAGTCAGCGGAGTAGTGGTGGCTTTGCTTGTTG GTCTGTCCATTCTCATGGAGCCGATTCTAAAAATGATTCCTATTACAGCTCTCTTTGGAATCTTCCTCTACATGGGAATAACATCCCTCAGTGGGATTCAGCTTTGGGATAGAATCCTGCTCCTCCTTATCCCCAAAAAGTATCACCCCAATGAACCCTATGCTACAAAA GTCAGCACCAGTAGGATGCACGTGTTCACTGCGATCCAGATCGTGTGTCTGGCAATCCTGTGGATGGTGAAATCGAGCCCTGTGTCACTGGCTCTACCGTTCGTCCTCATCCTCACCATCCCTCTGCGCATGTTCATGACTGGACAACTTTTCACTGAGCAAGAGATTAAATAT CTTGACGGTGAtgatgccaaggcaacatttgaagAGGAGCCGGGAGTGGATGTGTATTCTGAAACTCAGATGCCATTATAG